The following is a genomic window from Elaeis guineensis isolate ETL-2024a chromosome 10, EG11, whole genome shotgun sequence.
TTAAAGGAGTGCTGACTTGCAGCTCCAGAAAGGCCTCATAGCTGTCTTCATGTTGCATGAAGGAAAATAAACTCAGAAAGTAAGAAAGCTGAATCGTTATTCCATTGTACCATAAAGAAAAACAGAGAAGACTCTCCATGGATTTCAGTTTAGTatcatcacaaattttttttttttttggatgaaagtaTCATCACAGGTTGCCCAACATGTCTGCTTGTCGAGGACAGTCATCATATCAAAGTGAGAGGAATCTTTTGACACCTACCCAATGTCACTGATTGATCATTGTGAGCAATAAACATGATGCAACATGAACTCCCTGCAAGCTTTTATTTCATCACTCAGTGCAGTTCTGAGTGACTAGAATCACAGGAAGTTCAAGCTAGAAGATTTGCAAAGGCTACATCACAGCCACAGCATCTTAGCACCATCAGCCCAAAGAATTCCCAAGCACATAAACAAGCCatcatttgaagaaaagaagaagaagaagaaaaagggcaGCCAGTAATTTCcccttgcaaaaaataaaatagagggcAACAAAAAGAACATTATGACTCTCATCTTGCTGAAATTGCAATCAAGACAACCACAGAACAGCCTCAAAAAGATTTAAGAAATCATGGTTAAAAATCATGCAGCCATGGATGACATATTCCCAGTCCCATTGGAGCTTAATGATAATAACACTTCAGAGAAGAGATGCGGTCCTTGCGGAAGCTACAAAGATAATTAGGTGGCTTATATTGAATCTGAAAGATTTGGAGAATCAATTATAAATACAGCCACCAAGAAGGTTTATGTTCTGATGCATGCAAAGTCTTCCAACATGTAATTTGCTTCAGTTGATTTGTCGCTTGTGATTTGTTCCAGCAGTGAGACATAGACTCCTTTAACTTTGTCTTCACCGAAGATTGGAAGATGCCCGATATCCAAGCATTAAAAATTTTCTCAGACATCTGATGGCAGGCATCAATCACTGGTTATCATTCAAGGGATTAAACATAGTCATTTTATGTCCACTAACCATgccatctattttaattggggttttcattttctttctaCTTCAATTAAAATTTCATTTCACATGAAGATTTAATTCTACTGATTTTTGGGCCTTCCATCATCTCAGTAATTCTGAATGAGCACTTATGTTGTACTCCAACAATCAAGACTATCTCATTTACTAATAAAAACACCATTCTTTTGCTCTTAGAGTATCAAAAATGACTAAATCAACAAAATAAAGAAAGACATGGACTTAGTGCTGAACCTTTGTGCATATTGTACAGCCCATCATGATTGCAAATTCACTTATTGCAACACTAATTTAACACTTATCACCGCCCAAGCTTGAATCCTCAACAGATTCAATGTCCAATTTAAGTCCACCTCCTTTTTTCCTTGAAGTGCACCAAATTGGATCTTCCTGTACTTCATTTTCTCCTCTCTTAGTCAACAAAGACTGTATGTCATTTTGCTCCAAAATTTTCCATCATTTGCACAAGCAAGAAATGGCTTCATTCTCTTCCTCATCAGTCCAAATTCATTCTATTGAATTGTTATTGTATTATTGTCATTTTCTCAATATTTGTTGCATCAATCTTCCCTAATCATTTACCAAAGTCCTGATTTCAAGATTTCTGTTGCATATGTTAGCAAAACCAAGCTAGATATGATAGTTATTTAATACTTATTTGGTAATTGCTAGGATCCTATGACCCTTATTGTCATATCATCTTCAATGCTATCTCCACATCAAGTTTTGGCTGAAAGAAGTAATACCTGGCAACTCCTTGATCAAAATCGGACATCCAGCATTGTTTCACAACTAACTGGATTTGTCTTTATAAATCCTTATTCACCAAGCATTCCAGTTTAGGACCACCTCTCATGTTCTCCCATGCCTCTCCATGTCTTTCCTCACAAACCATCCATGTTACCTTAGATCCTCACTCCATTTTCCTACAACCTTCAACAAAAATTAAAGTACCTCCACTTTTCGGAAGCCCCTATCTTTGTTGTACATGCCGATAAAATCCCTGACCATGATTCATCTaaacaaatccatctaatggagtTTTCATTCAACAATCTCCAAAAATAATCTCTCCTTGCTTATTCTCCAGACTTCACCAAAGATGTATCATCATCACCTATCCTATATATAGTTTGATTAATATCCCAGTTTTCCTCTCGCTCATCTCAGAGAGAGTATCCAAATTTCTACCTGGCTTTTTTCTGAAACCAACCTACCATATATATTATCATAAGCTGAACAGTTTGCTATCCTTCTTGGCTTTTTGATATGTTTCAAAGACATTGATGTTATTGTTTCTTTGTTATTCCTTGAGCCCTCTTTACCTTGATCACCTCTTGGATCGCACTATATCACCACCAAGTTTCCTTAGAACATGTGAATAAActcaccgagaactccaacaatTCATCTCAAACCATATGCAATGTTATTTCACATCCTATTTGGTTCAGATCTTAAACTCCAATCACTGAAAGATGTTAATTTCTCCCCTATAATTTTTACCATTTTATTTGTGGGCAATTCATcatttaatctttttcttcttgctCCAACGGGATCATTATCAACCTATGCCATCTGTATCATCTTACAGAGCTTGCACATTGatcttgtttttttttctttggaagaCAATAAGCTATTTGTGGCACTTTGATATATTTGAGGTAGTTGAATGTTTTCGTGCTACTGCTCTATCAAATTTAAGTACTGGAACCCCATTGCATTTTCTACCACCAAACCAATTTCCACAATGTACTCCTCGTCTGATCATTTAAACATCCCTTCAAAATTCATGAGATCAGTCCATCCATCTACTTTCAGAATTGTTCCTTCAATCTTTCCTCTAATCCTACTAGAAATGGATAAGCTTTATTAACAATTTTCTTACTGAAAATCAAATTATAGAGCTTCTTGATCATGTAATTCTTGTAGTCTAGAGCAAACAAAGGGCACCATATAAAAACACCTCTATGGCCTTCATGAAATAGCTCAGATGATAACTGAAATGAAGAACTCAAAAGTAGGATGCTCAATGGCCTTCTTAATTCCTTCATTGTACTTTATATGCTTATAACCATGAATCTACAATCTATTACACAGACATAAATATCAATTTTCATCTAATAAGGTctgattatttatttatataaaaagatCATTACATCATATTTTAGACGACATAAGGCATTGCACAAAATATGAGACAAGATAACAATGATATAATGATCTTAAAAATGAAAGCCTTCctaaatacataaattactggaAAATATCAGTTTTACAAGTGCAAAACAACTGGTTCTAACATCTGAAACTACCACCAATAATTCTGCTACAAAAATATGTTGTTAATAACTATAATatcaatttcatattattttcAGCAACTATTGTAAAAAAATCCAAGACATGGAAAGATTGGAAAAGCATGGAGCAAAATGGTACATGTGCCTCAAAAGAGTTTTAAGGTACAAATAATTAGCAAAATTATCAGTTATGAAACTGTCATTTCAACAAGAGCTCCTAAGACTTACAACAGATTGCTGATTTCCAGATTCGTCCTTTGAAACAATGCGTGCATTCCATCCATCAAGCTTATCCATGAGAACAGAAAAATTCTTCTCTGGTACAATAAGCCGAAGTCTCATTGGGGATCGCTTTATAGGGAAGTGTTTTTGAAGCTCACGTATAACTTCCAGAGCctgcaaaaaagagaaaaacccATGTTTAGTTAGATAACCATACACCTCCTATGTAGCCCTATGTTTCATCCAAAAACCCATTTCCAGGGATATGAAGTATGGTTGAGATCACGTAATTGTATGCATAGTTTTATCCTCAGAATTTTTGATTGTTTTCGATTGTTggtatttatcattttttttgttgTAACAACACTGAACATGGCTTCAATGAATTCATTGTATTTTCATCacgaaaataataatttttattaactaGAAATCTGACATCTGTTAAAAAGTAAGCCATGGCTCTGCCCCTCAGTATATAGAAAGCCTACCCAAATAGTTGGGAGGTGGTTGTGGCAAGCTTGCAAGGCATATTCTTCTTCTTATCTCTCCTTTTCCCCACAATTCGCCAAGACAGCTCTAATTACTAACAagatctaaatcagatctaattcttAATTTTGGTGAAAACTTCAATAAGCAATCCATTTCTCTCCTGGGTCCACATCAATAAGTTCACCACTTATTGTACAAGGAAGTCATATCCTTACATGCAGAAGTAATGTTGGATTTTTTTAAGTTGATTTTATTTTCTCAAGAAGGCTTGATAACAAAAGGACCAGCATTTTCCAATAAGGAATCACTACACAACTGGAATAGTGAGAATTGATAAAGATCCAGGACAAACAATCCTACTCCTAGTAGTTGCATAAGACATAATTAAATAGTAGAAATGCATAGTGAACCCTAACCCTCAAAGGAAATTGTGTTTAAAAAAGAGGGGGAAAAACACTGCTAAAATGACTAAATTCAGCAGCATGATATATTTCAATTGCCTGATATGTATAACAAGCAAAATACCTGTTTCTTTGAGCTAGTATGAGGATCCACTGCAAAATGAATTTCATGCATAAGCCTCTCAATCATGCTGATCGTATAAGGGCGCTGAGTTTCTGGATTGATAGTCTTCTGCATAACTATTGTTGCAATATCCCGGAACTGACTTGATagctgagactctctctctttcCCAGCAACTTGAAGCTCTCCTTTTTCCAGAATCTGATAGCCGTACAAAACAGGAAAGTAAAATTATTTCTAGTAAGTTGTAGAAAATATATATTCCATTCCTAGTAAATTTAGCCAAAGAACTTACAAATTGGACAGACTTATAAACaagctataaaaaaaaattaagatattacaCATTTAGACTAAAAAACCCATCAAACGGTGATAAAATATTactgaaaaaaagaaaatcacaGCATTACTGCCCCACGAAGTTTCAGAGAGAAAAGGCAATCCAAGAATAGCTCGAATCAAAAGATATGTAATCACCAAATGTACCCAACATCTTTTGCAACTGTGTCAAGCAAATATCTCATATAATTCATATGTAAATTGCAGATTTGTGGTAAGAGGTGTCACATCAAACTGAGGACTGAAATGGCCATGACAGAATACCTTTAGCAAAAATCATCTGTTTATACATTCTAGTATCATAATATAAcaaaaaaagattagaaaaaCATTATCAGATCACAAGAACATGATAATTGACAACCAACCTCCAAGcatatttttgactgatcatcaGTGCCAAAAGCTGCAATCAAATCCTTCGATTTTGCAAGAATTCCTTTAGAAACATTTGCATAAACAGTATGTGACTGCAGGACTTCATCCAAATCTTTTTCACTGCATCAGATATTGAAGTGTTAATCAACAGTTCCACATCCAGCAAtggttataaaaaaataaaaaaaaaaaggtaaaagaaCATACTTAGACTTCCCTCAAAACAGATGTTATAGAGGAAGTAGTAGAACATGACAGGCGTTAAACACATACAAGTGCAAAAAGACATAAATATCAGACACATCCGTGATGGAAATATTGAAGATGAAGGGCATTCTGGGTCTAGACAGACTGGGTACTATAACTTTCTCCCTAATGTATTAAACACGTTTCAAAATTAACAACAAGAATTTGCATAGCGCAATTAATGCATAAGAGTGTCATGAGATCTCTGTTGGCTTATATTCTGATGGCTAGGATATAAGAACAATGAAGCTCAGACAATTATCAGTAGAAAACTTGCATAAAAGCACCACTAGCATTATATAAATTCATTCTAACAGATGTTATATCTCTGTCAGCATGTCAATGAATCGAGTATCAATATACTTCCACTCTACTAACCGAAATTATCCCTCCAACGTTAGAAATCAAGACAACGTGGAAGAACCATTGACAAGGTACCAAATATAACAGACCAAAAGATAATAAGCAACTAATTCCGTGACCAATGAGCAACAATTTAAACCGTTAGTGATACAAATAGGAAAGAATCCACAATCTCGATAAGAAGACCAAATCgttaaaggagaagaagaagatggctaggtttcaaaatctgattttgaattatttgtcttaatcaaaatctgattttgactttGATAACTAGGTAGGTTTCAGCAATTCCCATACTTGATTATGAATAAATCTATGACATGCGAATTTTGAGTTCGATAAAATATCGAAAACTTCCTCTACGACCTGTAGGTTAGTTCTAGGGCCCAATCTATCCATGTGAAACTAGGGTTAAGACATCATAATAGAGGAGAAACGGAGCAATAAAGAAGAGCGCAGCAAAACACACGAAATAAACTAGGGTTTTGAGGAGGAAGCGAGAAAGGGAGAAGGCGGACGTACACTCCGGAACGCCAGGAAAGGACCTTGTTCTTGTAGCAGGCGATCTCGAAACGGATGCCGTGCTTCTTGAGACGGACGATAGCCACGTTCGTCAGCCGCTTCTGCCCGATCGGCTGGACCAAACTCTTCGACATCCTTCTCTATCCCTTTTACCTCTCTCTCCTTCGGCCTTCGGAGGGAGCGAGAAAGCGTTCGAGACGAGAAAGCTGTATCAGGAggacggcggcggcggcggcggcgaaaGAAGGCAGAGGAAGGCCGTAAGCGTATTCCGTTGGTTGGCTGGAATCGCGTTCTCCTCAAGCCAAGTTCTTTCTGCTGGGGCGCTTCCGGCGGCTGCCTCTGGAAAGCTCTGTTTAGAAAACCAAAGGTCCTCCTAAATATAATTAACACAAACACACATTCCGAGTTTGGTTCGAACTCCCAACCTCAAACAGATCGTATTTTATACACTTGAGCACAATGTCCGTTTatagataaaaagaagatttttgttgTGCAGCAATTGAGATCGTGGAAGAAAGATCAATCACTCTTTCGCACAGCTTTGGACGTCTTCTCGCTGCCCTAGGCCTACAGAACGTGGCCATGGGGTATGATTAAGGGTCAAATAGGTCTGATGGAATCAGATCACGAGGGCCTTCGATCCATCCCAATTTTTTGATCGAATTTTAATATCCGATCAAGATCTAAGTTGAAAATTGaatcggatcggatcatattCATAATCAAAAAATCTGTTTCATTGATCATTTGATTGGATCGATCCATGTATAAGCCGATCccaatctaaaaattttggatCCGCTCGAGCCTAAATTCTGGTTGGATCTTGTTCGTATGATAAACACATATCGAaattatgacaaaaaaaaaaacattacttTATCTTGACTATTAATTTATAAGCAATTTCTCAAAATCTCACGGTCAAATTGAGTAAAACTGTATGAAAAATAACAATGTTATTAGAGCATTTGGAATTCTAATCTCACTTTTTTATTCTGTAGTTTACATATTGGATTCAATACTGAATTCGGATCGGATTGGGTCTGGTCAAGTTCGAATTTAgtaagtcctgatctgattcagAATATTGAACGGATCTAATTTTGGAACCCGATCCGGCCCTGTGGGTCTTTTAAAATGGGTTGGATCGGATCTAAGTGGGTGGGCTAAGTCGGGTCACGAGTCGTCCCGACACATTTGTAGCTTTGGGTATGATTGAGAGACAAGATGATATCATGGTCTGATGGTCTGGAGGCATTTAGATAATGTTGATTAGACAAGTGGTCACATTATGTGGTGGGAATTATTATGAGGTTATACCTCGAAAAGTTGTCTAGATTGCTCTATGTATTTTTGATCTCTATAAAATAAAGATGATGCGAGACTAAGACAAGATTTTGACCTATCTTAACAGGTAAGTCTTATCGGCATGACCAAGGGTGATGTCTTACACGGTCTGTGGGAGTTGGTTAGCCCTGTAACACTAGTGTGGCTTAAGGAATATCAATTGAGATATGTGTTTTGGAGATAGGCTGAGGATCAAATATGACCGGTGGTGATGCTGAGAGAGGATAATGGGAGCAAGGATTTATTGGTTGAATATATTTGTTTGATGGCATACTTGGGTGCCAATGCTATGGTTGTGCAAGTGATGTGTGAGCAAGCTATTGACATAGAATGTTGCATGGTATGATCATAGATCTCGAAGGATGTGACACTCTATAGTGATGTACAGATAGGCTGTAAATATTATTAGGCAGTATAACCATGAACAGAAAGGCATGTCAGGATGTAAATTTGGGATCATGGCATAAGAGTAAGGATTGTTGATTTCGAACCGAATCTCATTCCGGCCAGCCGGCAATACGAGTCGGTATGCCTCCATACTATGTCGGAATCGATATAGAAATGAAAGATAAACcggggaggaaaagagagagagaaagagagaagggagGGGAGGGAGATAGAGGGAAGGAAAAGAAGACCGATGGTGACAATCGGAAGGCCGCCAGGCCTCCCAAGCTCCATGTTCCTCCGTAAGAGAAAATGTGGGAAGAGAGAGGGATAAGAGAAggaaagggagagaagaagagggagtGGAAGATGGTGGAAGACTGTCAGAGGATCACCGAGTGGCTGCCGAAGCCACTAAATGGCCCAAAATagtatatcatattttttaaaaaaaataataaagcaaAGGTGAACCTTGGAGGACCAGGAAGCCTCGGAGGCCTTGACGGCCTCGAGGACCACCGTTGGCCACCGCTAGCATTCTAAATCAAATACTTGAAACTGCACCAGTTAGCCATAGGTACAGTTCGAGATAGTTCAACAAACTCTACATGAGAGCTTGTAGAGGAGCTTGGATGGTAGATCCTGGGAGGGCTCAGATATGCACGACTAGTCATCGGTTTGAGGGGCTATTGGGCATATCAACTTGGTGGTTCAGTTGAGCAACTTGATGATGGTTGCTTAGTTGCTAAGTACTGTTAAGAGGAGACTACACTATGGCATCAAGGTATGCATGAGCATTGTGATTAACCTAAGATGCTGTTTGATAGGGGATGATATTTACATCACCCCAGGGATGTGAATTAGGTGATGTAATCATCTTATTTGATATTATAAAATTCATCCAATGATAAGGATCTAGTAATAAATTCAGTGATAGCATCATTACACAATGCAGTGATACTATCACATACATATCCTAGGTGATAGTACATCATCGGATAGTGGTGATgtgctgaaattattttgagataaaaatatcccTAGTCAGTAAAttggaaagaaaataaaatttttttcatctttttctataAATACCTATCTAGTAGatgtgtttttttatttttattaacagGTTTAGTTAAATGATAtaaatacttttatttatttattagatacttatttttttttataggtaTATATGGTTAATTGGCATGGATGGATTATGCTAAATTtgtcatgcttttttttttaatttattttataggcTAAATCATTCCTAATGGATAGCCCTGATATTGATGGTCAAAATTGACTGAGCCTAGTCAAGtctgattatatataatattatcataatattattttaataagttcatcaaaataaatattataataataaataaataaataaatattattattattactactactGCTACATGTTTTTGTGAGGAGTATAAATGAAGAATTTTAATCAATTGTAGAGTAATTATTATGTACTAATGTATAAGACTTTAtggtatttatatattatcactatCACTATTTGGTGATATATCAAATACGGTGAAGTTTTATTTTAGTAATATTTAGTGATATATCAAATATGGTGATTACATATTATCTCAGTATTTGCATATCACCTCAGTGATGACATCACTCTAGTGATTACATCATCGATGATATACCAAACACACCTAAGGGGTCAGGTTGCTTGTGGGCATCGAGGGTTTTGCATGTGTTCGATTTAATAGAGTTGTCAAGCAAAGGCATATAAATACATGCCTGGCTATATGGCTGactaatttatattaatatatatatatatatgtgtgtgtgtgtgtgtgtctaagaAAAAGATTTAAGAAGTTTGGCCTTGATGCATGGCATGCTGGAATGTTGCATGGGTGTTTTAGTATTAAAAGTACTCACCTGTGACCTCGTTGGGAGACTATAGAAGTGAATGTTCCTCCACCCAACCCCAAATCATTAGGGGGATGTTTAGTTGGGGTAATTAGGCTTGAAATGGAAAtcagaatggatgactcccattttaACTGTTTGGTTGGGAAGAGTCTCATTCCGATTTTCATTTTAAAGAGAAATGAAAATGATCCATTCCTTAAGTAAtcgaatccaaacttattccaatggagtcaaaatctcattttcatgaaatgagataaaaaaaaaatcatctccgATATCGATCGGCCCGAGTGCGGTGCCTCCCTCGTCATCCAAACCGGCATTCCCACCTCCCTTACCGATCTCATTGTCAAGAATCATGGCCGCCTCAAGAAGCCTTCtcataagaagaccccctccccctTCCCTAGGGCTCCGGCCACCGTCGCCAGTGATGATCCCAACCCTCTTCCCGTAGTTCATAGATCCAGGATTGGCGGTGATGGAGTCTTGGAAGAAGCCCGATGGAGATGTGGAGATGGGGAGTGGCACCAGCGGCGGCCCTGACACCGTGCTGGAGCTCGATGATGAGCCACTGCATGGCCTTGCTCATATGCAGCGTGGAGGTCAAGgtgggaggaggaagaggaggaggagggaccaGCGAGCTCGACGGAGAGCTTGACGAGCTCGACGGAGATGGAACGGGTGAGGTCGGAGGGGTAATCAAGGCTTTAGAGGCGGCAGCAGTGAATTGGGAGGAGAAGGATCGGGCGGCGGTGCTAAGGAGGGGAGGATGCGGTggcggagaaggagaagaaggcagGAAGCGGTGGAGGATGGGGCGGAGAAGGGACGGGTGCGACGGTGGTCTCCACATGTTGCTGTCTCTCTCTTATGAGACCAAGAATTGGGAGCAGAGGGTTTAGGAAGTTAATAATATTTTGGTCtattaaatataatatgaaataaatcaattactgTTGTAGTATGTataatcatcatatttttttataaaataatattttcatggcAAAATAATATTTGCTATGCAcattttttaaagataattttttaaaaaaatttaaagatattattattatgtttaatttttatttaatattaatttttaaaataataaatttaaaaaattttagttaagaataagaataaaaataaaaatttgagttgacttCGATTCCTATCTTAATATGAACAAATAATAACAATGGAATCATctattccgattttgattccgattatgaatcaaatgcttcggaggatttggtcatttcgattttgatttcaatctattttgattttcattccaatttcgatttcgatcgcGAACCAAACACCTCTAAAATCCTTAGCCTCTATATATGGTTCACGTGGGTTGTAGGCAAGTAAGTCAACCTCCACCTCCTACAATTCCTCGACCATGCTAGCTAGCTCATCATGTCAGCTTCTCTTTATGGCTTCAGCATATGAGACCATTGCTTCTGGTGAGGAAGCTATGAAACCTTGCCATCCCACTTCTTCTTTTTATTGTAATAGCCGCCCGATTGCATGTCCAAATCATCCTTTCACACGAGTTTGGTAAATGGGTGATAGCCTAAGAGGGCATTTGGTGATCCAACT
Proteins encoded in this region:
- the LOC105053397 gene encoding uncharacterized protein, whose translation is MSKSLVQPIGQKRLTNVAIVRLKKHGIRFEIACYKNKVLSWRSGVEKDLDEVLQSHTVYANVSKGILAKSKDLIAAFGTDDQSKICLEILEKGELQVAGKERESQLSSQFRDIATIVMQKTINPETQRPYTISMIERLMHEIHFAVDPHTSSKKQALEVIRELQKHFPIKRSPMRLRLIVPEKNFSVLMDKLDGWNARIVSKDESGNQQSVVCEIQPGLFRDCDVLMRNLQGRLELLAVSVHLEGDAHVDEYDDAEDLRSKSTKESDSMVQISERLQKQKISTETRSDQEQAKQNRCSTCDAVVGDAQQYREHFKSEWHKHNLRRKTRQLPPLTAEECLADMEVGHVEADLKEYSF